tttaatgttttataatttgaaaataatttgaaaataattcattttattatttatattgtattattatatactgtattatttattattatattgtaaaatattagagtattgcgaattatattttataaaaatgtattttatatatttatgtattttataaaaatagcaaaTTTAGCAATGCGTAGTGGAGGTAGTAATATAGGAGGAGATAATGATATGAAACTTGAACCATCTAGTCCaacagaaaaatatacattttctcGCTGTAGTAGTACTGGCTCGGTAAATACACCATCTTCATCTGCTCATAATACTggtaagaaattttaacaaatacaattttgtaattatattaagcttgaaataataataataataatatgtaatacaataataataatatttagaaattaaatttgtaaaattgattatagaGGATGAAGAtagtgataataaaaattcaactataAGTTATAAAGAACGTAGGAGAGAGGCTCATACTCAAGCAGAACAAAAACGAAGAGATGCTATTAAAAAGGGATATGATTCTCTACAAGATTTGGTTCCCACTTGTCAACATACTGACTCTTCAGGTTATAAACTTTCTAAGGCTACTGTACTTCAAAAATCTAttgattatattcaatttttattgcaacaaaagaaaaaacaagaagaagaacgtaATGCATTAAGAAAAGAAGTTGTTGCTTTACGCATTATGCAAGCTAATTATGAGCAGATTGTGAAAGCCCATCAAACTCAACCAGGACATGCAGAAATGCGTGTATCTGATGAAACCAAATTTCAAGtagtaagataaaatatattgtataattattttaaaaaattaatattttaaaataataaactttgaaaatatttaataaaatatttattattatagtttcaGACAATTATGGATCGTTTGTTTCaaacattcaataatatttcagtaGCAAATTTTGCAGAATTATCAGGATGTGTATTTAGTTGGTTGGAAGAACATTGTAAACCTCAAgtaactaaattattttttaaagtatatcttcaaaatcaaatatagaattaaataaatatattttaaatattgcagaCTTTACGTGAAGTAGTATTGTCAGTACTGCAGCAACTTAATAGCCAAATCAGCTAGTCGAATATATTACTAGACCATTGTGATTGcacattaatacatttataaaatctattcgCGGGTACTTAGACCAATTATTAAGTAGAGTTACCAAAAAGGATGGGAGTATGTGTGTTATATGCAACATGGGTGACATAATGATTGtacgagaaatataaatagaaatttattttatatactaatgTTATAGATACAGCCATATAATATGGCGTGTCATTTTTTGGTGACCAaacaatgttaaatatttttaacagagattttttattatatgaaatttattgcatatatataatatacaatgtatatatatacatatataaatgtatttgaatatgtacataatacattaattcttaacataataatttgaaataaaaatcaaattatgtctgtttatactttatatttacaatcattaataatgaaagactttttttaaagtttcttagctcatgtttaattaattctattatcatatcatgttcaaaatttttgatctttgatattaatttaattttgtttttcatttattaaactttctcAGATTCAGTAGGCATACTTTCTCCTTGTGTAATATCGTTTAAAAGTATTGCGTCCAATCTGGGTCTGTTAGGATCATCGGGCTCATGACGAGGACTTTGAGGTCGTCTTCTTTTTGATCTATCCTCTGGTCTACAACATAGATCACGGAAGATACAGGCATAGCAGGCCAGTAATGCGCTCATCATTATTATACCGCCAATTGCAAGGAACACcactaaaaatattgatatttcgtCCCCcatgttatatttttgatggttttgtttattaatgttCAGATCAtctgtaacaaaaatttattcaaatcaaatttttaatttgaatttaattacgaaaaaagaaatttaattttaaatttatatatattatttgaaaaaaatatatataaatttaaaatttatttatacttatttaatttttaatttatatatatttcaataaataaattaaaaatttaataattcaaatcattattaagaatttattatttttcaatgaaaataaaaacatcttaaattttaaatacatattttttggagaaaatatacttgaatagaataattactttttattctctaataatttttatcattgtttaatttagaatttaatttttaaaaaaaaaaattgaaatttcaatagaatattattttgtatacactataataattatagtgatatatttcttaattatttattttatatcttctttaattattaatttaagatttatttaaaaaaacagagttcaaatttttgaattttaaatttgaactcttttatattttgagttataagaaaaaaataaattctattctcatcctatttttctttttcaaaaaaaaaaaaaagaataaagtaacgaataattataaatatgaaattgatagaagcgattttatttttattttaaaaagttctatttttaaaacatttttagatACGAAATAAAAGGATCAAAggattcacttttttttttaatccaatttattCCTTGATAGTTATGTATATGCGAAAAATCGAATTGTCTAAAATATTACGTATCAATTTAgaggatgaaattttttcttggtCTAAATATCttatgaaacaataaaatcgACGAAAAAACGATTGGTATATACTATGTTCTTAAAAAGCTtccgttatattttttaattcctattttttctaaagcaacaattttataataaaacttttgttactactaattttaaatattattgttaaaaatttattttataaaagaataagagataatataacaataaatttatataataaaaatctttaatatcgtAATGTTGCtaattttgaagttttttaatcaacttttttctataaaaacttttttagttattggattgaaacaaaattattttttttatttaaaaattggtttttgatttttaaaacaacaaataattttaaatgaattatatatcattttttatgataaattaacttttatgagaatagtattttatgtttacaaaattctatttttgtttaaatatagaaatttatataaattgaataattatgatacttgcatataatatttctatatacattcatattggatatattacaataaattgatttaattttttctcatatagtatatagtaataatattataattaatattataatattataatattaaagataataaaatattttatcactaATCCAATATATTGATGtcttataacaattaaatgattaatttttgcaatttgtgaaattattttacagaaactaaaatatatttaatctttatttcagcacataatttttcagaaaataatatttttgcttttatattgaactttatttttttttttattttttaattttttgttgtttattactcataaatgatttatatcattcatttaagaaaaatatatcacgcctattttatattatatataagtttatatttgctttttatatttaatttaatgaaaaactacacaaaatttataataatttgagataaaatactaacaattaaaatattttcataaacaaaaaactatttgagaattttatttaatcaaatttaaaaatactgttataatcgaatataatttaaaaatattatttcattttatacttAGATCAAATACTATTTAtagttcgaaaataaaaaataatgaatcgaaaatagaagataaaaatttcaataaatattaaaaatatttaattcgtgtataaattatatgcaataatttatatgacttcaatatcgtattaaaatattaaatgtaataaatatatgcatataaaatattaaatgtaaaaaaactgTTTATTTCAagtactattaaaatatttgaaatacctattttttcaataaaatatttagttaatctttatgaattgtttttattattatattatatatattttaaatactatattctttcataaatgttattttaaagaaaatttctgtATCACACAcatattcaagaaataaaaatatttatttttatttatttatttcaaatttttttattagacttgatcttttgattgaattttaaaaatttcttagatatttttaatactaaaaatgaaatattttacattcatttttatagtctaaatgttatattaatcataatcttTTGCATATTTGTTACTTCGAAGTTTCATCatgaaagttaattttatatcgttttaaaGTTTTTGTCGACTTTCTATCGACTTTTctacaaaatttcttaatttaatactGAAGAAAACTTTGTATAACCGTTGAAACTTTGTATAAACTTTAGTACGAGCAGCTAATACATCACTCAAAATAACTAAAACATAATGTTTtagtatttattacaaaattgattGCTTAGTAGAGtttatttaagagaaaattatgcgtattatttataatattttaaatttatgtatttttaaataaaaatttaatcacttAATGTTATGCTATCAATCGAatctttgtattttaaaaaataaaatggaaaatttaaaataatttaaaaataaatattaaaagtgaataaaaatatgaagtaTTTTCATAAGtgaatagtatatatttagaaatatcatatcatttctgatttaaattaaataatataaaaatattaattcatttcatgATTAAATCAAATACTATTTGAAAGcactatcatttaaaaaaataaaaatatttatctatttcatttCTCAATCTTCTCTAATTGCAATCTAATGTCAATTTTcgtcaattaatttcatataggatttaattgaaaatcaaagaagtaatattaattaagaatttttgtgaataaattttacttaataaataaaaaaaatagtatttttaatatatatttttatagctatttatacaaataatattttgaaatgaatgtctgaaatatatatattttaatataaaaaatagtattctaaatattataaattgttaataatattgtgtaatcttacttttctttttattgtatagaaattttattttatattatagaattattttatattatagaatatattatagaaaatatttttttttaaattttttattttttagaaatttcaactaaataatatcgataattttttttcaaattaatttttatatcaaaatataaaatacataatgcatttctttccttatatatatatatatattctatctttatgaaaaaattttattaaatttatattaagattctaaatacaacaataatattatctaatacacagaatttatttgtataatatatataaatatatattgtaatatattgtaattttaaaagttttgatCATGTAATATGCAATAGAATCTCTATTATtgctttatctaaaaattctaCTTTACTTTCTACATTCTACATATTCGGTtccaaattatctttattattaagcataatataaatgtctttttttatcatagcaatgaaaatgataatttaatttaaaattaatattgaacaatGTTCATATGATAcacatataatatgataagattaaaatataaatagcattaattaattaaaacaaaataaaaaataataagaaattagaaggtgatgttataaaattcgcaaatatataatataacattacgAAATTCATTATCTCTaacataaaagaaacaaaagagaaaattgaaagttatttatgaaatgcacatcagaaaataaaataaaattaaagctgtaaaatataaacattgtgCCATTAtagtaaaaagattttaattgtaaatagaaaaattttaatttgaagtactgaaatctattaatatcCAAATTAATAGGGGGACATGAttgcttttattataatttttattaaaattttcatatagaagaactatataaataaatattcttttaattatttataaatttcatttattaatattaatataaaatttaattaatattactaaatcatataaactttttaatgtattgatatgaatattgattataatcaatttttttgtttttcaaaatatattaatactttttctaataaaaatttttaaatatgaatatcttcataattttgtttatataatatgcaatctatttatataatattattatataattatataatatataattatattaattatataatattattatataatttattatattgcaatctttttatataatatgataatttaaattattaatattaaatattaatacagttt
This DNA window, taken from Apis mellifera strain DH4 linkage group LG12, Amel_HAv3.1, whole genome shotgun sequence, encodes the following:
- the LOC100576840 gene encoding uncharacterized protein LOC100576840; translated protein: MQIRMAESIERDDLNINKQNHQKYNMGDEISIFLVVFLAIGGIIMMSALLACYACIFRDLCCRPEDRSKRRRPQSPRHEPDDPNRPRLDAILLNDITQGESMPTESEKV
- the LOC412452 gene encoding max-like protein X — translated: MADTLHKDGYEISNLAMRSGGSNIGGDNDMKLEPSSPTEKYTFSRCSSTGSVNTPSSSAHNTEDEDSDNKNSTISYKERRREAHTQAEQKRRDAIKKGYDSLQDLVPTCQHTDSSGYKLSKATVLQKSIDYIQFLLQQKKKQEEERNALRKEVVALRIMQANYEQIVKAHQTQPGHAEMRVSDETKFQVFQTIMDRLFQTFNNISVANFAELSGCVFSWLEEHCKPQTLREVVLSVLQQLNSQIS